The Alteripontixanthobacter sp. genome has a window encoding:
- the secA gene encoding preprotein translocase subunit SecA → MIQNFVKSLFGSSNERYVKSIGKIVTQVNELEGQIKALSDDELRGQTDKFRAMLDEGTKLDDLLPEAFATVREASIRVLGMRHFDVQLVGGVVLHRGEIAEMRTGEGKTLVATLATYLNALEGKGVHVITVNDYLAARDAEWMGQVYKFLGLTVGVIVPNMSEFDRRDAYAADITYGTNNEFGFDYLRDNMKQDRAQMVQRPFNHAIIDEVDSILIDEARTPLIISGPTEDKSDLYVALDAIVKKVPEDWYEKDEKSRSLSLTEDGNEAIEDLLRDAGLLETDNLYDVENTQVVHHLDQALKANIVFKRDTDYIVKDDKVVIIDEFTGRMMDGRRWSNGLHQAVEAKEGVKIEPENQTMASITFQNYFRMYPKLSGMTGTAATEASEFWDIYKMNVVEIPTNVPVQRIDEDDEFYKNTLDKFAAIAKSIGEHARKGQPVLVGTVSIEKSELLSDFLKKEGVEHEVLNARFHEREAHIVAQAGRAGAVTIATNMAGRGTDIQLGGNVDFRIEDELSEMEDGAKKDAEISRIKAEVAAEREKVLEAGGLFVLGTERHESRRIDNQLRGRSGRQGDPGLSRFYLCLEDDLLRIFGPDTLFAKMMNSNLEDGEAIGSKWLSKAIETAQKKVEARNYDQRKQVVEYDDVMNDQRKVIYEQRAEIMDSETVDDVVLDMRRDSINAMVVEACPPGSYPEQWDIEGLKSRVDEVLGLQPPLDQWMEEDTVEPEIIEERITAQVDEIMEKKVAQADPSIWNRVEKSVLLERLDHHWKEHLATLDALRQVVFLRAYAQKQPINEYKQEAFGLFERMLETLREDVTGILIKSELRMAPPPQALPDLPDFLTGHIDPLTGIDNSNDGDGSRGQEAMLGSLAGSPVAAAGPGGAMTDNPYAGQDISRNSPCPCGSGNKYKHCHGSAA, encoded by the coding sequence ATGATTCAGAATTTCGTCAAGTCGCTCTTCGGCTCGTCAAACGAGCGCTATGTCAAATCAATCGGCAAGATCGTCACGCAGGTGAACGAGCTGGAGGGCCAGATCAAGGCGCTGTCCGACGATGAACTGCGCGGGCAGACGGACAAGTTTCGCGCCATGCTGGATGAAGGCACCAAGCTGGACGATCTGCTGCCCGAGGCATTCGCCACCGTGCGCGAGGCGTCGATCCGCGTGCTGGGTATGCGGCATTTCGATGTTCAGCTGGTGGGCGGCGTGGTGCTGCATCGCGGCGAAATCGCCGAAATGCGCACCGGCGAGGGCAAGACGCTGGTGGCAACGCTGGCAACCTATCTCAATGCGCTGGAGGGCAAGGGCGTCCACGTCATCACCGTGAACGATTACCTTGCGGCGCGCGACGCGGAATGGATGGGGCAGGTTTACAAGTTCCTCGGCCTGACGGTGGGCGTGATCGTGCCGAACATGAGCGAATTCGACCGGCGCGATGCCTATGCCGCCGACATTACCTATGGCACGAACAACGAATTCGGCTTCGATTATCTGCGCGACAATATGAAGCAGGACCGCGCGCAGATGGTGCAGCGCCCCTTCAATCATGCGATCATCGACGAGGTCGATTCGATCCTGATCGACGAGGCGCGTACGCCGCTGATCATCTCCGGGCCGACCGAGGACAAGTCCGACCTCTACGTGGCGCTGGATGCCATCGTGAAGAAAGTCCCCGAAGACTGGTACGAGAAAGACGAGAAGAGCCGCAGCCTCTCGCTGACCGAAGATGGCAACGAGGCAATCGAAGATCTGCTGCGCGATGCCGGCCTGCTGGAAACGGACAATCTCTACGATGTGGAGAACACGCAGGTTGTCCATCACCTCGACCAGGCTCTGAAGGCCAATATCGTGTTCAAACGCGATACCGATTATATCGTGAAGGACGACAAGGTCGTCATCATCGACGAATTTACCGGGCGGATGATGGATGGTCGGCGCTGGTCGAATGGCCTTCACCAGGCGGTCGAGGCGAAGGAAGGAGTGAAGATCGAGCCCGAGAACCAGACGATGGCCTCGATCACCTTCCAGAACTATTTCCGCATGTATCCCAAGCTGTCCGGCATGACCGGCACCGCCGCCACCGAAGCCAGCGAGTTCTGGGACATTTACAAGATGAACGTGGTGGAAATTCCCACCAACGTCCCCGTCCAGCGGATCGACGAGGATGACGAGTTCTACAAGAACACGCTCGACAAGTTTGCCGCCATCGCGAAATCGATCGGCGAACATGCGCGCAAGGGCCAGCCGGTGCTGGTCGGCACGGTTTCGATCGAGAAATCCGAATTGCTGTCCGACTTTCTCAAGAAAGAGGGCGTTGAGCATGAAGTTCTCAACGCCCGCTTCCACGAGCGCGAGGCACATATCGTGGCCCAGGCGGGTCGCGCCGGGGCGGTGACGATTGCTACCAATATGGCGGGCCGGGGCACGGACATTCAGTTGGGCGGCAATGTCGATTTCCGGATCGAGGACGAGCTTTCCGAGATGGAAGACGGCGCGAAGAAGGACGCCGAAATCAGCCGGATCAAGGCCGAAGTCGCTGCCGAGCGCGAGAAGGTACTGGAAGCGGGCGGATTGTTCGTGCTAGGTACCGAGCGGCACGAAAGCCGCCGGATCGACAACCAGCTGCGCGGCCGGTCCGGGCGTCAGGGCGACCCGGGGCTCAGCCGCTTCTACCTCTGTCTGGAGGACGATCTGCTGCGCATTTTCGGGCCGGACACGCTGTTCGCCAAGATGATGAATTCGAACCTCGAGGATGGCGAGGCGATCGGTTCGAAATGGCTGAGCAAGGCTATCGAAACGGCGCAGAAAAAGGTCGAGGCGCGCAATTACGACCAGCGTAAGCAGGTCGTCGAATATGACGACGTGATGAATGACCAGCGCAAGGTAATCTACGAGCAGCGCGCCGAGATTATGGATAGCGAGACGGTGGACGACGTGGTGCTGGATATGCGCCGCGATTCGATCAACGCGATGGTGGTCGAAGCCTGCCCGCCCGGATCCTATCCCGAGCAATGGGATATCGAAGGATTGAAAAGCCGGGTGGACGAAGTGCTCGGCCTGCAACCTCCGCTCGATCAGTGGATGGAAGAAGACACGGTGGAGCCGGAGATCATCGAAGAGCGCATCACCGCGCAAGTAGATGAGATCATGGAGAAGAAAGTCGCCCAAGCCGATCCATCGATCTGGAACCGGGTTGAAAAGAGCGTCCTGCTCGAGCGGCTGGACCACCATTGGAAGGAACACCTCGCTACGCTCGATGCGCTGCGGCAGGTGGTGTTTCTGCGCGCCTATGCGCAGAAACAGCCGATCAACGAATATAAGCAGGAGGCGTTCGGCCTGTTCGAACGTATGCTGGAGACGCTGCGCGAGGATGTGACTGGTATCCTGATCAAGAGCGAACTGCGCATGGCCCCGCCGCCGCAGGCGCTGCCGGACCTGCCCGATTTCCTGACCGGACATATCGATCCGCTGACCGGTATCGATAATTCTAACGATGGCGACGGTTCGCGCGGGCAGGAGGCGATGCTCGGCTCGCTCGCCGGATCGCCGGTGGCCGCGGCCGGGCCCGGCGGTGCCATGACCGACAACCCCTATGCCGGTCAGGACATCAGCCGCAATTCGCCTTGCCCATGCGGTTCGGGCAACAAATACAAGCATTGCCACGGTTCTGCGGCCTAG
- a CDS encoding sulfite exporter TauE/SafE family protein, translating to MPFLALAFLVTALLYASVGFGGGSTYSALLALAGFDYRLLPILSLACNILVVTGASWRFALGGVTPWRGAALLTVLAGPAALLGGLTPIGRDDFLTVLGASLLFTAIAMFIPQAADNETKRGRLAKFVPLAAVPLGYLAGLVGIGGGIFLAPLLHLARWDSARAIAATASFFILVNSLFGLAGQLAKNGSERFGEALWGNLPLLVAVVVGGQIGSLLALRVLSLRTIRWLTALLVAAIGLRLLIGI from the coding sequence ATGCCGTTTCTCGCGCTCGCATTTCTGGTCACCGCGCTGCTTTATGCGTCGGTCGGCTTCGGCGGTGGATCGACCTATAGCGCGCTGCTGGCGCTGGCGGGGTTCGATTACCGGTTGCTGCCGATCCTCTCGTTGGCATGCAACATTCTGGTGGTGACCGGCGCAAGCTGGCGCTTTGCGCTCGGGGGCGTGACCCCGTGGCGCGGGGCGGCTTTGCTCACCGTTCTAGCCGGTCCCGCCGCGCTGCTGGGCGGTCTTACGCCGATAGGGCGGGACGATTTTCTGACGGTGCTGGGGGCAAGTCTGCTGTTCACAGCCATCGCGATGTTCATCCCGCAAGCAGCCGATAATGAAACGAAACGTGGGCGATTGGCGAAGTTCGTTCCGCTCGCTGCGGTGCCGCTGGGTTATCTGGCAGGGCTGGTTGGTATCGGGGGAGGGATATTCCTCGCCCCGTTGCTCCATCTGGCCCGGTGGGACAGCGCCCGCGCAATTGCGGCCACGGCCAGCTTCTTCATTCTGGTTAATTCGCTGTTCGGGCTGGCCGGGCAGCTTGCCAAGAATGGCAGCGAGCGTTTTGGCGAAGCGCTGTGGGGCAACCTGCCGCTTTTAGTGGCGGTGGTGGTCGGCGGCCAGATCGGCAGTCTGCTGGCGCTGCGCGTGCTGTCGCTGCGGACGATCCGCTGGCTGACCGCGCTGCTGGTCGCCGCGATCGGTTTGCGTTTGTTGATAGGCATTTAG
- a CDS encoding ATP-grasp domain-containing protein, protein MSNILVLGDDSSAFLAVVRSLGRGRHTVHAASSRQTAPASQSHFLAGWHRLPKYIGDGAAWQQAIGALHGQLGFDMIVPTSDSSLANVAAHRELFLGAICAVPNDQALCVLSNKQATRKLAASLGISIPPGRSISPGEGAADILRDMRLPAILKQKSSYRSGDEVMKSPVHLVRSGEQLAAALRQSQPDLVETYLPGWCRGVSIIARQGEVLHAFQHRRLRQKHETGPSSYRISERCDPELLEWTKMLAAQTKLTGVAMFEYRYCTDDGRHYLLEVNPRFWGSLPLAVAAGANYPLWLHDLLIGEQAPAGVVQFATGNRKRDHAGEHHNLALSWNSARSVVDYLRLILRLAEFAALMVRGRAFDSWAADDPEPFRAERRKFIRSMRRFVAKRTRRPALGPVKPT, encoded by the coding sequence ATGTCGAACATACTGGTTCTGGGAGACGACAGCTCGGCCTTTCTGGCCGTGGTGCGCTCGCTTGGCCGGGGGAGGCATACGGTACACGCGGCAAGTTCGCGGCAAACGGCACCCGCCAGCCAATCGCATTTTCTGGCAGGGTGGCACCGGCTTCCCAAATATATCGGAGATGGTGCAGCTTGGCAGCAGGCAATCGGCGCGCTGCATGGCCAGCTGGGTTTCGACATGATCGTCCCGACATCGGACAGCTCGCTCGCCAATGTGGCCGCCCACCGCGAATTGTTCCTAGGCGCCATCTGCGCCGTGCCGAACGATCAGGCACTCTGCGTGCTGTCCAACAAGCAAGCGACGCGCAAATTGGCCGCCAGCCTTGGCATATCGATCCCGCCCGGACGCAGCATCTCGCCCGGTGAAGGTGCCGCAGATATCTTGCGAGACATGCGCCTCCCCGCGATCCTGAAACAGAAATCATCCTATCGCAGCGGTGACGAGGTCATGAAATCGCCCGTCCACCTTGTCCGCAGCGGCGAGCAGTTGGCCGCCGCGCTGCGGCAGAGCCAGCCCGACCTGGTCGAGACCTATTTGCCCGGATGGTGCCGGGGCGTGTCGATCATCGCGAGGCAAGGGGAGGTGCTGCACGCCTTCCAGCACCGCAGGCTGCGGCAGAAGCACGAAACCGGACCGAGCAGCTACCGCATCTCCGAACGCTGCGATCCGGAGCTGCTCGAATGGACGAAAATGCTCGCCGCGCAGACGAAACTGACCGGCGTGGCGATGTTCGAATATCGCTACTGCACCGATGATGGCCGCCATTATCTGCTGGAAGTCAATCCGCGCTTCTGGGGCTCCCTGCCACTGGCCGTCGCAGCGGGGGCGAATTATCCCCTGTGGCTGCATGATTTGCTTATCGGTGAACAGGCCCCGGCGGGGGTGGTTCAATTCGCCACCGGGAACCGCAAGCGCGACCATGCCGGGGAACATCACAATCTCGCACTGTCCTGGAATTCGGCGCGTTCGGTCGTCGACTATCTACGGCTGATCCTGAGATTGGCCGAATTCGCCGCACTGATGGTCCGCGGCCGTGCGTTCGACAGCTGGGCAGCGGACGACCCGGAACCCTTTCGGGCGGAGAGGCGCAAATTCATTCGCAGCATGCGCCGATTTGTGGCCAAGCGAACCAGGCGGCCCGCGCTCGGCCCGGTTAAGCCCACGTGA
- a CDS encoding oligosaccharide flippase family protein, whose translation MSGDIPPPAGPGGAAPRSALRGAAMAVVLAWTMRAIGLISVFIMARLLTPEDFGIVGLAITAVAFVEIFSYLGLRQTLLRIEDPDRSYLDTAWTIQFGILTLIGIVLALLSPAIAAFYKLPELVPVLCVLAMRSVIAGAINIGIVDFDRHFQFGRDLGMRLFAKLSSLAATVTAALLLQSYWALVIGLVVQSAAQTAASYVLHPYRPRFSLQRRAELIGVSIWMFLGVAAQIIHNQIDRAALGRVAQPESVGAFTVSKDLSAIFTEEIATALNRVSFVQTSRRGSIRAQGAQIGPLLGAYAIVTAPLGIGLAAVAPEFFAVFLGDQWGLAAELALWLAPAGAVYAVYRLIASSLQAGGSARLSAGVSWTGTGMTLAAVLGVICLGEGTAGQIAAASFMACVATLILGVVVIGRMGQADLGALAADIARPFLAATTMYAVLNLLPIWPASDLLSLIAKAACGAAVYFAILVSLWWISGRPDGAERQMLQLVAAARSRLFTAVPAK comes from the coding sequence GTGAGCGGGGATATACCTCCACCCGCCGGGCCAGGCGGGGCGGCTCCGCGTTCCGCGCTGCGCGGCGCGGCAATGGCCGTGGTGCTGGCATGGACCATGCGCGCCATCGGGCTGATCTCGGTGTTCATCATGGCCCGCCTGCTGACGCCGGAGGATTTCGGGATTGTCGGGCTTGCCATCACCGCCGTCGCATTCGTGGAGATATTCTCCTATCTTGGGCTGCGCCAGACCTTGCTGCGGATCGAGGATCCAGATCGCAGCTATCTCGACACGGCCTGGACGATCCAGTTCGGCATTCTGACGCTGATCGGCATCGTGCTGGCATTGCTATCGCCCGCTATTGCCGCGTTCTACAAACTGCCCGAGCTTGTTCCCGTGCTCTGCGTTCTGGCAATGCGTTCCGTCATCGCGGGGGCGATCAATATCGGGATCGTCGATTTCGACCGACATTTCCAGTTCGGGCGGGATCTGGGAATGCGCCTGTTCGCCAAGCTCAGTTCGCTAGCGGCGACTGTTACCGCCGCACTTCTGCTGCAATCCTATTGGGCGCTGGTGATCGGTTTGGTGGTGCAATCGGCGGCGCAAACCGCTGCGTCCTATGTGCTGCATCCCTACCGGCCGCGGTTCAGCCTGCAGCGGCGGGCCGAACTGATCGGCGTGTCCATCTGGATGTTCCTGGGCGTGGCTGCGCAGATAATCCACAACCAGATCGACCGGGCGGCGCTGGGCAGGGTGGCGCAGCCAGAGTCGGTCGGCGCGTTCACCGTGTCGAAAGACCTGTCCGCAATTTTCACCGAGGAAATCGCGACCGCGCTGAACCGGGTGTCGTTCGTGCAGACCAGCAGGCGCGGCTCGATCCGGGCGCAAGGGGCGCAGATCGGTCCGTTGCTGGGCGCTTACGCGATTGTCACTGCGCCGCTGGGCATTGGGCTGGCGGCCGTGGCGCCGGAATTTTTTGCGGTGTTCCTTGGGGACCAGTGGGGCCTGGCGGCGGAGCTGGCACTGTGGCTGGCGCCTGCCGGAGCGGTCTATGCGGTATATCGCCTGATCGCCTCGTCCTTGCAGGCGGGCGGCTCTGCGCGCCTGTCCGCCGGTGTTTCGTGGACGGGCACCGGGATGACCCTTGCCGCCGTGCTGGGCGTGATCTGTCTGGGCGAAGGGACCGCCGGACAGATTGCAGCGGCGAGCTTCATGGCATGTGTCGCCACGCTGATCCTGGGTGTGGTGGTGATCGGACGCATGGGGCAGGCCGATCTGGGAGCGTTGGCGGCGGATATTGCGCGCCCGTTCCTGGCTGCGACCACCATGTATGCGGTGCTGAATCTGCTACCGATATGGCCCGCATCGGACCTGCTTTCGCTGATCGCCAAGGCGGCATGCGGCGCAGCGGTCTATTTCGCTATACTGGTTTCGCTGTGGTGGATATCCGGCCGGCCCGATGGGGCGGAGCGGCAGATGCTGCAACTTGTCGCAGCCGCGCGCAGTCGCTTATTCACTGCCGTCCCGGCGAAATGA
- a CDS encoding NAD kinase, with amino-acid sequence MTQPNPYERLALAASDTLRAQEAHERLVDQHDWVPIDQADAVVVLGGDGFMLQVLHSMLDSGRVIPAYGLNLGTVGFLMNRTRKNVSLGSRIAKARETAVAPLRIQAVTQEGEHHEMCAINELSLLRETRQTAKIEVSVGDRVRIEELVCDGVLVATPAGSTAYNLSANGPILPLDSKLLALTPISAFRPRHWRGAILPERSPIKLRIKEPQKRPVLAVADQKELRDIAEVSLEIARDSELTLLFDPHHALDERIVAEQFVT; translated from the coding sequence TTGACACAGCCGAACCCATACGAGCGACTCGCACTGGCAGCGTCCGACACGCTGCGCGCGCAGGAGGCGCATGAGCGGCTGGTGGATCAGCATGATTGGGTGCCGATCGACCAGGCCGATGCCGTGGTTGTCCTGGGCGGCGACGGGTTCATGCTGCAAGTGTTGCATTCCATGCTGGATAGCGGGCGCGTGATCCCCGCTTACGGGCTTAATCTCGGCACGGTCGGCTTTTTGATGAACCGCACGCGCAAGAACGTCTCGCTTGGCTCGCGCATCGCAAAGGCGCGCGAAACGGCGGTTGCGCCGCTGCGCATACAGGCGGTGACGCAAGAGGGCGAGCACCACGAAATGTGCGCGATCAACGAATTGTCCCTGCTGCGCGAGACCCGCCAGACGGCCAAGATCGAGGTGTCCGTGGGTGACCGCGTGCGAATCGAGGAACTGGTGTGCGACGGTGTGCTGGTCGCCACCCCGGCTGGCTCCACCGCTTACAACCTGTCGGCCAATGGCCCGATCCTGCCGCTCGATTCCAAGCTGCTCGCGCTGACCCCGATTTCGGCCTTCAGGCCGAGGCACTGGCGCGGCGCTATCCTGCCAGAGCGCAGCCCGATAAAGCTGCGGATCAAGGAGCCCCAGAAGCGGCCGGTGCTCGCCGTGGCTGACCAGAAAGAACTGCGCGACATTGCCGAAGTGTCGCTGGAAATTGCCCGCGATTCCGAATTGACCCTGCTATTCGACCCGCATCATGCGCTGGACGAGCGCATCGTGGCCGAACAATTCGTCACCTGA